The sequence below is a genomic window from Aureispira sp. CCB-E.
ACAAAAGCTCTTTTGCGCATATAAGCATGTGCTTTGGCTGCTAAAGCCATGTTAATACTAGCACGAGGAGAGCCCCCAAAAGAAATTAGAGGAGCAATTTCACTCAAACCATGTTCGCTAGGTTCGCGAGTAGCAAAAACGATATCTAGAATATATTGCTCAATACTTTCAGCCATATGGACTTTGCGGACGGTTTCCCTTGCCAATAAGATATCTTGAATAGTTGCCACAGGATTAATTTTCTCAAAACTACCTGCCATATTCATTCGCATGATTGCACGTTCGTCCTCCTTATTAGGATAAGTAATTGATGCTTTTAGCATAAAACGGTCTGTTTGTGCCTCTGGCAAAGGATAGGTTCCTTCTTGTTCAATTGGATTTTGAGTTGCCAAGACCAAAAAAGGTTCTTGTAGTTTGTAGGAAATTTCTCCGATGGTTACTTGGCGTTCCTGCATGGCTTCCAATAGAGCTGATTGGACTTTGGCAGGAGCTCGGTTGATCTCGTCTGCCAAAATAAAGTTGGCAAAAATAGGTCCTTTGCGTACTGTAAAATCATTTTCAGCTTGATTGTAAATCATCGTACCGATGATATCGGCAGGCAATAAGTCAGGTGTAAATTGTATGCGTTGAAAATCGGCACTAATAGCTTTCGACAAAGTATTAATAGCTAAGGTTTTTGCTAATCCAGGCAAACCTTCTAAAAGAATATGTCCTTGAGCTAACAATCCAATCATTAGACGTTCCAACATATATTGTTGACCAATGATGACTTTATTGGTTTCAACAAGTAAGCGTTCTATGACTTGACTTTCTAGAGCGATTTGTTCTTGAAGTAATTGTATATCTGCTGAAGTTTGCATGTTCTTTAGTTCTATTTACGTTTTAAACAGTTGTTTGGTTTGACAAAATCAAGTCTATGACAAGACTTAAGTCAAATGGATTATAATTTTGATGTGAATGTAAGCTATTGTTACGAAAGGTCTTAGCATTTAACATTCATTAACTGCGAATGTACGGATTTTATGAAAAAATAAAGACGTATTTTTCCTAAAAAGATTGTAAGTGCTAGCTTTAAGTTGGTTTAATTTTTGCTGATTATTACAGACCCCACTTTCCGTTAAAAAAGCAAATCTGTCCATCCAACTTTCTATTCTACCAAATTAAGACTACTTTTAATTTATCATTTTGTTCTTTGAATGGTCAAAGAGCACATTATTTTTATCAGAAAACTAGAGTTATGAGAAATTGCATCTTGTTATTAATCGTACTAATGTTGGGGAGTAGTGTTAATGCTCAACGAGACGATATTGTACTAACAAAAGAAAAAAAAGAATTTGCCTTTAAATCTATTCAAGACCTGAAGGAAGGAGCTCTGGTTGTTCGTTTAAAAACCAATCAACGAAAAATTGAAATCTTGGAGCGGAATCTTCGGAATCCTAACTTGACAAAAGCACAACGTAGACGACAGGAGGCTATACTAGAAGGTACTTTGAAAGTGCGAGATGATTTTAACAAGGCAATTGGGAACATGTTTAGAGACTCCTTTTCGTTTTGTCCTGTTTATCTTATGTACGATACTTGTAGCAAAGCTTTAAACCAAGGAGTTCGAGAAGGCCTGTTTTTGGGGGAGGATGGAAAGATAGATCCATCAATAAAAATTCAGGCACCACATGTATTTATTGTAAATTATAAGAAGAGTGGCGCTGATTTTCCTTTTGATGTACTTCGAGTACGAAGATTAGAAGAAAAACTAGAAGAACCTTTTCCTTACTATGTAGCTTTGCGTGAATCTTGGATTAATCAGGTTAATAGCCCTAGAGCAGCTAGAGCAGTAGAACAGCTGAATCGTAAGTTTTATAGTTTTTATAGTCGCGCCTTGGAGTATGAGAAAAAAATGGCAGAACGCGCCGCTAGAAATGCAGCCAATAAAGCTGCTGAGTCTGCTGCTAAATCAGAAGGGTAAACACGATTTCGAATAGTGTAAAAGGTATAAAAAAGTCATCCTAAAATTTGGGGGATGACTTTTTGGTTTTTAGATTTATTGCCCTTGTTTAGGAATCCCATAGGTTTCGATGTTAATGAATAACTTTATGGCTATTTTTTAGCATTCCTTTATAGACTTTTTAGCCTGTATGCTTAATAAAAAATAGCTGCTTGTATGAGGAAGTTCTAATAGTTGTTTGTGGGATTAATCCAAAAAATTAATATCATTACTGAAATACCTTCAGCATTAATCTTTGAATCATAGTATAGACAAGTAAAATGATACCAAATCAATACAAAAAGATAAGTATTTTAGGGAGCGGATGGCTAGGAAAACCCTTGTCAGATGAATTGGAGCAATTAGGCTACGTTGTCAATTGTTCTACTGCCTCGGATGAAAATTATCAACGTTTGAAAAAGTTAGGCAAAAACATTTTTCAGATTAAGGTTCGAAGTGGAAAAGTAGAGGGGATGGTCGAAAAGTTTTTAGAGGCAGATATTTTGATTGTTAATATTACTCCAAATCGAGATGAATTAGATCAAGAGCAATTTGCAAGTTTACGCCCTTTGATAGAGCAATCTGACATTCAAAAAGTTTTGCTGATTAGTTCTACTTCCGTTTATCCAAATATTAATAGAAGGGTGTCAGAAGATGAAAAAAGTGAAAATAAAACACATTATTTATATCGTAGTGAACAGTTCTTGAAGGAGAGCCAATATTTTGAAACGACCGTTGTTCGAATGGCAGGATTGATAGGAGGTGAGCGGCATCCTGGTCGTTTTTTTGCCAAAAAAGGGCATATTAAAAATGCAAGTACTCCAATCAACTTAATTCATCGAATAGATTGTATTAAGATAATAACTGAATTGATTGAGCAAGATGTATGGGGAGATGTGTTTAATGCTTGTTCAGACGAGCACCCTTTAAAGAAAGACTTTTATCCATTGGCTGCAAAGTCTATCGGTTTATCCCCTCCAACAGTAGAGGCAGAAAAAGGAGATTTTAAAATTATTGACAATCAAAAGCTCAAAGAACGTTTGAACATAACCCTTGAATATCCTGATGTAATGCTTTTATTAAAAGATGGAGCATGGATTTAAGTTTAATAAGTAGCAATGAGGATTATTTTCGTTCGTAATTATCAGGAACTCGAAAACCAACTTTCTGAACTTCATTGATTGTCATTTTAGAAAAACTCATATCTAATTTGATGATGCCTGTTTCATCGCTATCAATTTCAACATTCTTTTTACTAGGAATTTGTTCCTGTTCCAGTATTTCATAATCGCTGTAGTCGATACTAAGAGTATTTTTATCCAAAGAGCCTCGAACGGATTGGATTAGAAAAGAACCTGGGGTCATAAAAATTTTTAGCACCTTTTTTTGAGAAGAAGGTGTTTGTAAAACGTTTTGTTGGTCTCGAATAACAGAAATTAAGGACTGGGGCTCCCAAAGAATAGGGTTGCCAATAAGCAGGTCTTGTAATTGCGAAAAGCTAACCTCTAAGCCGTACTCATCTTTTAAAAACGAGAATGGGCGTCGAATGTATTGCCCATTTTGGCGATCCAAAATCTCAATTACTTCAGGAGTGATTTTGACTCTGGCACCTTCAATATTCATTTTCCTAATTTTTATCCAAATTAGACTATCTTTTTGCATTCGGATGCTTGCGGCAAAAGTTGCTTTTTCTTGATCGCTATCGACTTTTATTTTGGCATTCGTGCCAAACCATGTATAGTCAATATGATTTTTCTCTAGCTGACGCAATAAGAACTTAGCCGAGTGATTTTTGGCAGTTTTGGAGGTAAACTGTGTATTACGGCAACTCATCAATAGAGTGCTAAACAATAGAAAACATAAAAAATAGCCAGTTTTACTCATAGAGTTGCTTGGTTGATATTTTGCGTTGTAAGAGAGAAGAAGTAGACCCTTTGTCTAAGGCTTTTTGCCAATAATTAACCGCTTCATTTTCTTTGCCTAATTTAAATAGAACATCACCATAACGCTCTAGTGTTTCAGGTTGTTCATTGCCCCCAAAACTTAGTGCTTTACTAAGGGTTTGTTCAGCAATGGAATACTGGTTTTGCTTGTAAGCAATAAAGCCGCTTGTCGTTGTATATTTTGCATTTTTAGGAGCTTTTTCCAAAATACCCTCTACCAACTCTTGGGCTTTGTTAAGCATTGTTCCTCTTTTTGCCAAGCTATAAGCATAATTATGAATAATTTCAGGATCATTGGGAAACATGAGAATGGCTTCATTATAAGCTTGATCTGCTTTTTCCAAATTTTCCAAACCTTCATAACTTTTGGCTACATAGCACAATGCTTTCCCTTGAAGGTGCATGTCTGTTACCGCAATTTCGGGGACTTGTCCTAATTCCTTAATTGCTTTTTGATACGCTCCAGTTTGGTAATAAGCGATGCCAGAATAGTAATAACTAGCCGCTTGACTAGGATAGAGTTCTATAAATTGAGCACTACGTTTTTGCAACTCTTTTTGTTGGTTTGTAATTAATAAACACTCTAGTAAATTTTTCCAAAGGTTAAGATCGTTTCTGATAAACCGAATGGCTATTTTGTAATTAGAAACAGCTTGATTGTATTTTTGCTGTTGATACAATAAATCTCCTAGGATTAAATTAGCATCAGGAGAACCTGGATCTGTTTCTAATAATTTCTTACCGACCAAAACTACCTGATCCAAATAAGAAGAAGACATAGTACCTGTTTCCAATTGTTTGGACAAGGATTTTAAGGTTTCTAATTTCGTGGTCAGATTTTGATGTGGATTTTCAAATGTATTGACCAAGGCATTTAAGTAACGACTGGTATCTCCATTTTGCAAAAAGAATTCAACCATTGCCATATTGGCTGTCGGATTATTAGGGTCAATATTTAGTGCTTTTTTGTACAAACTTTTTGCTTTTTCTAAGTCTTTTGTTGAAGCATAAAAGTTAGCCAATCGAATGATGTATTCAGCTTCTTTGGGATAGGCTTGAATTAAAAGCTCAATTTCTTGACTCGCTTTTTTTTGTTTACCAGATTTCATATACAACTTGTACTTACGCATAGAGATGGTTTCTTTTATACCAACTCGTTTTTCCAGATTGTTGTATACCTTAATAGCTTGGTCAGATTTGCCACTTTTGCTTAAAAAATAGGCCCAATCAAAATACAGCTGTTCCTTCTCAGAATATTTATCCGTCAAATTTGCATATAGTTCAGCTGCCTTCTTGAAGTTACCTTCTTTTTCCAATAGACTAGCATAAAGATTATTATAAAGGAGGTTGTATTCTTCTAGTGCAACTGCTTTTTCTGCTCTATTGATTGCTTTGTCGTAAACTTCTTGTTGTTTGTACAAGCGAGCTAACTCATAATGAGCAGCTGCATTGTCATTGTCTTTTTGTAAGACTTCCAAATAACGCATAATTGCTTCATCAATATTCCCCAAAATTTTCTCTCTATTCGCTTCAATAAAGAGTTTTTCCAGCAATACATCACTTTCTTTAGGGCGTGACTTTTGAGGGGGTTGTGCGAACAC
It includes:
- a CDS encoding MoxR family ATPase, which encodes MQTSADIQLLQEQIALESQVIERLLVETNKVIIGQQYMLERLMIGLLAQGHILLEGLPGLAKTLAINTLSKAISADFQRIQFTPDLLPADIIGTMIYNQAENDFTVRKGPIFANFILADEINRAPAKVQSALLEAMQERQVTIGEISYKLQEPFLVLATQNPIEQEGTYPLPEAQTDRFMLKASITYPNKEDERAIMRMNMAGSFEKINPVATIQDILLARETVRKVHMAESIEQYILDIVFATREPSEHGLSEIAPLISFGGSPRASINMALAAKAHAYMRKRAFVIPEDIRAIAQDVLRHRIGLTYEAQAESITTEQIIEKILNTVQIP
- a CDS encoding tetratricopeptide repeat protein, with amino-acid sequence MHNFTPKQWSLLILLLSITVGVFAQPPQKSRPKESDVLLEKLFIEANREKILGNIDEAIMRYLEVLQKDNDNAAAHYELARLYKQQEVYDKAINRAEKAVALEEYNLLYNNLYASLLEKEGNFKKAAELYANLTDKYSEKEQLYFDWAYFLSKSGKSDQAIKVYNNLEKRVGIKETISMRKYKLYMKSGKQKKASQEIELLIQAYPKEAEYIIRLANFYASTKDLEKAKSLYKKALNIDPNNPTANMAMVEFFLQNGDTSRYLNALVNTFENPHQNLTTKLETLKSLSKQLETGTMSSSYLDQVVLVGKKLLETDPGSPDANLILGDLLYQQQKYNQAVSNYKIAIRFIRNDLNLWKNLLECLLITNQQKELQKRSAQFIELYPSQAASYYYSGIAYYQTGAYQKAIKELGQVPEIAVTDMHLQGKALCYVAKSYEGLENLEKADQAYNEAILMFPNDPEIIHNYAYSLAKRGTMLNKAQELVEGILEKAPKNAKYTTTSGFIAYKQNQYSIAEQTLSKALSFGGNEQPETLERYGDVLFKLGKENEAVNYWQKALDKGSTSSLLQRKISTKQLYE
- a CDS encoding DUF4292 domain-containing protein, encoding MSCRNTQFTSKTAKNHSAKFLLRQLEKNHIDYTWFGTNAKIKVDSDQEKATFAASIRMQKDSLIWIKIRKMNIEGARVKITPEVIEILDRQNGQYIRRPFSFLKDEYGLEVSFSQLQDLLIGNPILWEPQSLISVIRDQQNVLQTPSSQKKVLKIFMTPGSFLIQSVRGSLDKNTLSIDYSDYEILEQEQIPSKKNVEIDSDETGIIKLDMSFSKMTINEVQKVGFRVPDNYERK